Sequence from the Crassostrea angulata isolate pt1a10 chromosome 9, ASM2561291v2, whole genome shotgun sequence genome:
gaaagacaCGGCCAAAGAGCTGGGCTCTAAGATGAAGGATAAAGCGAAGGAGTTTGTAAAGAAAGTAAAAGGTTTGtattataatttgaaaaatttaaagaagataaaTAGTCTACATACTGATGACACTTCTGGACTTCATTTAGATTTAAAACAATCAATTCAACGATTACAATaacgaaaattgaaaaagaaattttattttttgaagatatgtttaataattgattattttGATTCGTTAGGGATGGTGTTAAGAAATCAGCTAAGAATCAGTCAAGATTCTAgtatgtttataatttaaaaaacatttatgcATTCCTTCTTTctgttcatgatttttttttcgtgttttaGATATAGAAGCTCAGAAACGCTATATAGAAGATAAAGTAAATTTTTAGAAACGGAAGGCCTGTCCCTGATTTATCATAGAACAACGACTTGATgtgaataaattatttattcgaAAGCAGCACAAAGTTTTCTTTATTGATATGTCgtgttttgaatttatatatagTAATAGTTAATAGTAGAAATTTATTGGTAAAACATTTGTTCATTGTCTTAACAAAAATAACTAGTTAAAGTGTGTGTCAcactcatttttaaaaaaacaagaagaatgTTTTTTCAGCtattaaattgtttacattacaaataATTGCAAAGTCTATTTTTCGCTTATTAACCGAAGACTGACCTCTAATATTAGATAATTATTAGAAATACCCAATGAAGCAGTGTAAACATACggtattgaatgttaaagtttaattttttcagtttaaatcCTGACcatgttcttaaaaaatatatgttatgatTCTACATATTCCAACcgttcaatatatatatatagccgTTGTTCCGTGTATGTTGAAGTTTAACTCTGTAAATCCTTCTAGGAGATTTGGCACCCACCCCTTCCCCAGGGAATAATTCTTTCTTAACCAAGTAAGTCTGTGTGATGAGCTTCAAGATCAAAGAATTTGATGAAAAACTTGATGTGCAGGGATCGGTGGGTTGATTATCAGCAGCAAATCAGTGGTAAGCTGTGTCCACCaataagaaagtttgtggtAATGGTGCGGGGGTATTTTATAAATTACGTAACCGACAGACTTTAACATGACGCAATCGGGAAAGCACACAAAAACGATTCCGATAATACGAGGATTGTTCGGAAACTATTGAGACATCACAATACGATCGTACATAATTAGTCGATGGTGGTTGTGGTACCCGGCGCAGACAAACTTGGAGACTAAAAAAACTTAAACAACTACTCTCTTAGTGTCAGTAGACCAACAATTGATaacaaatgaaatcaaattataatatatgttcatttatctatttattttgaCTAACTTTTACGCAAATTTCACTTGTGTTCCAGTTGAAATATGAAGACAGTAGAATTACATTTACTAAGCAATAGAAATTTGACACCACGACGAGGCGAATAATTAAACATCATATTGGCGGGAATTTTGGGAGAAGAATTTTTCAGGCAAAGCATTTGTTCAAACAAAAACTATAGAATGTAAAGGATTTTAGAGCTTCACTACGTCATTTCATTGgggctttttttttattgttgaactTGAATTAAACAAGGGTACTAAATATATATTACTTTTTACACAAAGACTGATATCATTAGTTCAAAAGTATgaactaaaattaaaatgtaaacaaaagacaagaaatgaaaaataatgtatgtTTTCCGTTTGTTTGTACGTGTAAGGTATTTGAAACATAGGAGCAAGAAaacgcgttaaaatgacgttgcggtGGCATGTGATCAGATTTGAAAATATCGAAAGAATCGGCGAACAAACGAGCGAAATAtcaaggatcaaagttggcgtttagaagaaaaaaataaacgaaaCGAAACACTTTGCTGAAGAATAATTCCAACGAAAGACCTTAATAAAGTATATGCTTACACACGTGATAAGagtttaaaatttagaatagcGACCCTTTAAACAGTGTTTTTAAACGCCAGTAGAAGTGGGGCGCCTTACCGCTCTCGACAATTTGCAGTGCCAATCGATGTAATAGGGTAAGATCTAATTCTAGGTTTGTGCCTAAACAAAGGTTTAcaacaaaaatagtttttagcacggatatagatacaaacacgTAGTTAACTTTATAGCAAAAAGTATGTGTACCTTAGAATTTTGATCTACTGTGATTCGTTTTGAGGTATGAGTGATATATGTACGCGGTATTCCCTATATAAATTATGCTCATTAAGAAGACGTATCTTTAAAAATGACTTGTTAACTCATAATTAAACCAAAATAAACCCAGGTATATACGTTTATCTCTTCTCTATGTGTCCAAGAGGATTAAAGATATATGTATTGACCTGAATACTATGGATGCGTATCTGGGCCTACACTTGTTGTGTTATAACTTATACGTTTTCATGCTTTTTATCGTCTTATCAACATATAAactattatataacatttttgaataagttttctcgttatgtcacaaatgatatgattttattacTATGCCCTGAAAATTGCTGATTTACACCGGAAATAGTTAAATTGCCCTTCCggaaaaagttatatttcacaggaaatggTTATATTGCCCTCCTGAAACTGTTATATTACCCTCGCGTGCAATaattctgcatattaattatgtcgggatcgaaatttagcaaagcaaacgtaaacaattcctcgaaaaaaaatgtcatgacAGTGTCTCCTATTCAGAGAATCTtactttaattgtttaatttgaaaaattatctttttgaaAGCATCAATCGACATTTTAcaagaaaattgatttgtaagatatgaagatggattaattataaaaatacaccTTTTAATGaggtaaaattaatatattcttcaacagatttttatttaaagatgttatataacatatataacatgtcttctcgggcgacaataccagaatatttgtacctcggtgacaggaaagccgtggagtgttatgtcgccctctgCCTTCGGTATCGGGCGACATACCACTCTAGGGCCTTCCTGTCTCACTCCAaggctttcctgtcacctcgggGCAAATATCCGATATGTTGCCTTCGAAgccatgtaatacatgtatatgaataatgTCGTTTTAATTATGCAAATATTTTGCATTGTTTTGAGGTGggttttcattatataaatcactttattgtaaattttcCATCTTTCTTGCTATCTGCGATGCGACTGAACAAAATAATGggttaaatgataatttttttaagaatgagTGTTAGTAATATCAAGAAAGAAGTGTTGACATAgaacattatatgtattatagtGATATCGACATAGATATGTTtccatatataaatattgttatatatgCAGCACTGTTAGGGTCTTCTTTATGGTCGCACCGACAGAAAGTACGGGAAATTTTAACTATGAGACAAAACACAAACACAAAACAACAAGTCATCAAATATGCcccaaaataattttataaaacttcCGATTTTTATGACTACAGACACATTACACTACATTAAAAATAACTATGCCAACAACGTTGAATATAAACAGCTGACTGTTTGCAATGCACTTGTCGATGTGACGTCATATTATAAATTTGCTACTGAGGAAACCAATGCCACACTGGCCACACTTGCGGAGTCTGGTGTTGATCCAGGATAAAGATCGAAACAGAACACAAGAGCAGCATTAGGTGCAACACAAGTTAAAGCCTTCACTGTTTGGCGACTCTTGTTGTTACTGTGTGCCAGTGACTGGCTATTTATATCTGTTGGGATGGCCTATGTCACTCCTGTGGCGTTCATTGCAATTCTTGCCGAAGAAAATTCTTCAAATGACTTTGGCATGGATTTTTGGCGTTTCAGTTGACTTGGTATTATTATAGCTTTCATGACCCCTTCAAACAAAATGTCATGCATCTCATGCACAAACGTGTTGATAATATTGGACTCGGTAGCACGACTATAGTGTTGAACCTCTCTGCTAAATCAAGGTCCCTGCAGTTGATTCATAACTTCATTAATGTCATTAACAACTGATCACTGACTTTAAAGTTAACTACAGTCCTACACCCGTAAGATTTGAACGGGCCCATTCTCTTCACGAGTTTCtctaaaatgtgaaaaatatctgtttaaagtttaacatagaaatatatttttaaagtttttaaaaaactaatataaattgatacaaggaactgttgttcaggtaAGCGATGTAGTCCATGGGCCTTTTGTTTATATACCtcttcaatgtaaaaaaaaaaaatgcaaacctCAAATGATTGCTGGATATAAGTCAGGAATAGTAGTCATTAATCAAAATGGGAATTGTATTGGTATAGATTCAGGACTTTCATCATAGTTGAAAGGTCTATTTAATAAATACCCATCCACACGTCAATTAACACCAAATAGGAACCTACCATTGGTCTTGTTAGCTCTCACGAAACAACCATTTGATCGAACCTCTGAAATCAGCTGATCTAAAGTTTTGGACTCTGAAAACGGATTCTCAGGTCGGCAATGCCTCAGCTTCCAGAGTATGTGAGATTCATAGTCTTCCCCAAATGATAGTCATGATAAACATGTTACCAAATATGGAATTATTGGCATAAAACTGCAGGTAATATCGTAGTGActataaaaaaagtatattgaCGCATTATATGGGAGACTAGAGGTAAATTGCAAAGAGACAAGTAATGTAAATATCTCTTGAACACtgatttaccccccccccccccttcctaaaTAAAACCCAAAAAATTGCCTTGCCATTGATCAGTTTCCTTCATATCCGCAATATCGActcaaaaaattatgtttttttaaaaattagtaagAAAATAAGTTTCAATAATATCGAAAAAATATCAGGATCAAATCGATGcatcgatatttttttttaagtttaatcaGGAACTGAagtctgaaatacatgtacaagagcaatttttacaattattgGAAGGCAAATGCAAGGGTGACTCTCTCTTTTCAAGGTTTAATCGCTACGTTGGACAGAACTGTTTATGTAAtcataatattaaatttaacTCTATAGTATTACGCTTTTCTTCTTATATAATAGAATGAAGAGTTTTTATCTTCTCAACATGTATTTGCTGTACATGTACCCTTACTGAACTTCACAATGATGGATACCACTTAATCAAAAATAACGGGGGTTttgtttttcctttattttttctgCCAAAATTTAAATACCTTGATCTAACTTTcgaacatttttgtttaaagtttgatatgCTGATTAAACTATAAGTTCCAAATTGATACGATTTGTTTCTAATTTACACTTTATCATTTCAGAATGTAAAGATTTGTCTAATTTTTCAATAGAGATGATGAAGGTCTACATTTTTTCGCTCACTTTGGTAGCATCGTTAGTAAAAAGAAATGACGTGGTTAATGCCGTTGAAGTCAACACGACGTCAGGTTGGGTTAGAGGTTACGAGGAAAATTATGACGATGGAAAAGTATTTAGATTTGTGAAAATACCGTTTGCCAAACCTCCAATCGGAAAACTCCGATTTAGACCACCACAGCCTATTGGAGAATGGGATGGTATCCAAGGGATATCTGAAACAAAATCCCCCGTATGTCCCCAGTGGCACTTTCCTTCTCCTGGATTCAATTTTTCGGAGACAAATGAAGATTGTCTATATCTAGATATCTATGTTCCTGGTAAAATTTCATTGGAACGTAGCCTGTCTGTCATGGTATGGATTTTTGGGGGCGGCTTCATAATCGGTGCTGCTAATCAGTACAAGCCACAACCAATGGTTTTAAAAGGGGACATCATAGTCGTTACCATCAATTACAGACTTGGACTCTTAGGCTTCTTTACAATGCATGATCCTCTGTTGTCGGGAAATTACGGAATAATGGACCAGATTGAGGCTCTCCGTTGGATTCATAACAACATTGCTTCTTTCGGTGGAAACCCGAACTCAGTGACCATCTTTGGGGAGTCAGCAGGTGGTATGTCTGTTAGTTTGCTAACTTTGATTCCATCCAACGAAGGTTTGTTTCAACGAGCTATATCTCAAAGTGGGGTAGTGTCTACTGTTACCGTTGCAAAGAAGGAATGGGAAATAAGAACAAaagatctatttttagaaagaaCAAATTGCAGTGACAAAGGAGATGTTGCAGAAACCTTAGATTGTCTACAGAAATTGCCtgttgaaaatattacaaacgCAATAATGTTACCTGATATAATGGATTCCCAAAACGTGTCTTATCAAGCTGGGGGATTATATCCAAGTGTAGATGGCAAGCTAATAGGTGAACATCTAGCTTATCCGAAATCTCCTGAAGATAAGAGCTATGAATTTTTCCGCTCTCTGGACTTTATGTCTGGCACTCTAGACGGTGAAGGCAATATGCTGTACATGGGCTTGACACCTGACGTTCAAAAGAAATATAACTTTAGCGTTACAGAAAAAATTCCTAAAAGCGTCTTATGTGAGATGACAGCACCTGTCTTTGTTAATAACGCAGTGGGAAATGTTCCTGAATTAGCTCAAGAAATCTGTGATTTCTACACTACCGCTGAAAGTATTGATGCCCAAAGTAATAAAGTGTGCGAGTTTCATGGCGATTCGACTTTCATCGTGCCAAGCAACTTAATGTTGTCAACCCACGCCAAAGATAACCCCCAAGCAAACACCTATCAATTTCTTATAACCAAAACGAGACCCGCAGCTGTGTTAAGGCTTCCCATAGACATTTGAGCCTTCAAAAATTCCGCGAAAAGTTTGTCGTCGttcgtgacgtcataatggtgtACTTCTGCTCCAGcacttttcattaaaattttgttatattatcaaaagattaatattttaataacgTTATTTAACATTTCATCCGTAGTAAACCATTTAAACTATATAAATGAATCTATTAACGCATAATTTTCTTACTTTCGTAATTTGCTACTTAAATATGCGCATGCGCAGAGGTCAATCGGTGTCTTCGCAGCTCTTGACATCTCGTGGTGATAGTTCAGCCTGCAGGTGCGAGTGTCGCGGTGGAAGGAGGAGAAATATGGAGAATAAACAAGTCGTAGAAGAAGAACATGCACCTGAGACAGATTTTATGGTATGTTCAGAAAGATTGTAACATTCCGCAGCTGTTTTTATTGCttgacttttattttattgatgtaAACAACACAATTTTTAACGTTCAGCCTGGTCACACGTGTATCCGCTTTTTGGCCATGTCACATGGCATGTGCTTTTTTCTAGAGCTATACGATCATACACGATgagataaattcaaaatatttaagtatTTCTTGAGTACAAAACTTGTCTTCTGTTATAAATTGTGAACAAAAGTCATATTATGATGTGTGGCAATTTTTCAGTTTTAAGCCGATGTGTACGATCAGGCCACTCGGTTTTAACTTGCATGTATATATGTCTCGGAGCAAACCAATCTAATTTGAATGCTCGGTTTCGAACTAGACTCCAGTCATGGTATAAACACaagaatatgaaaatttaaaaaatctcacATCCTGTGCACACTTCTCATCCTTGACAAAGCCACTTAGTACCAAAAATGAccaatataaattaattataaagcAAGTAGAAATTTTTACAAAGTCCACATAGCATTGCAGATATTAGTGAAGACAGGAAACTTTCttaccataaaaaaaaaagcattgtcaggagagagagaggagagagaatGAAACAGACTTAGTattacaaaacacatttttctttgattttgtgCAAAAAATATTTAGGGCAAGCTGAAATTTGTTTGGGCAACCAGAGATCTGTTTCTTGGTTGCCCAATGGCGAGTACAGATTCTGACGAGTGTCAAACCCTGACATGTAATACATTGCCTATCTTTGTTTTAAGGTCAGACACAACTTGCATGTATTtaccatttattttaatttttgtatggtttttttttgtatttttttcctgATCTTTGCAACATGATACTAAGCAATATTCCAGAGCCAAAATTGGTTGAAAGTTTAAGGAATTGTTTTGTAAGGAAAAGTTAATGAGTTTCTAGGTTGCATTTCACTACAAGTACAAAAAATTGTATGTACCTCTATAAAAACTGTTAATGTACAGTTCCGTACCTTGAGATGTTTACATGCTAAAAATTATtggataaattttaaaagattgaatATTATTAGAATTTGAGGAACAGCCATCTTGTGACATTCTTTTTTGCTGTTTATAAAGTCGGGATCGAAATATCCAACACAATCCGAAATTCCTCCATCACTGTCAAGTGCACACATGACATGGATAAAATCAGGGATAATTGGTTGTTACATGCCTTGGAAATGTTACGGCTCACTTGTCTTTTTGAAGCAACTATGCTGTACAGTATTGGGAACTgtaaaatgatacaaatatgAACTAGTACTGTCAAGTAGTTCAATGTAGGTCAGAAtgctttatattaattttatttacaatgacaTGCTATGGTTTAAAGCTGCCTTTGCTGGTTTAAAGCTGCCTTTGCTCGATTAATGCTAAATTTTGGATCAATGCATGTATTAGCTTTCAGTGATCATCAAAAGATTTTTCAGATATATTTAGATTTCACTAAGTTGAATTTGTATATCTAATAGCAACATATATGGGTATAttcctctaactatttttagaatcggtaggacaacaaagtagtgcctttaagcaaaatagtccctatactttcagagtgtatatacattttttgggacattttaaatcagaatgcttgacacatgtcagaaaaagaggatttgcaattttaaaaacaagtgtcaaaattgaattatcatttgaagtaAAGAATTGAAactgtttgatgtacaccctttccaaaactgagaaattcccttcttttactttcattttcagagtttttcaatactgAAGCATTTTGCTGGAAAATGAAACtgaaccacgaaattttaacaggaaagagacaatttgctgagctttcattcaagaggtccctcgttgctgaacgaaaattagggccggagctatgaaccctaATGTTaattaacattaccgcctatggaaaatgattagtggactatacccatattGAGCTCCATACTGGTAAggcatatttcttgtttatttgcaattaatATGATAAACgtgcatttttcttttgtacatCTTCTAATTTATGTGAATAAACTAAATTTCCAAcaagtttaatcattttaacaacACATCTTCTTAGATAATATCCatcacaacccccccccccccccccccccccccccggattttcaaaaaaaccaatttaaattaaagaaattgtgattttaacttgagtgtaatttattttgagtttttacattaaaaaaaatgaaaatgtatttgtgtttctaattatatatgagtttagaagacatttttataaattttgagacCAAATATCACTTCGGGTTTTTAGTGCGATCATTTCAAGTGagcaaaagtgaaagtagaaaagCAGAAAGTTTCCGGTGAGGAAAAATACTTCATTCTAGCAGTGTCCAGCTATCTAAGATTAGTTTGCATTGTAAGGGAATTGTATTAGTGTCTGGTAGGTTCCAATTCTATATTTATGATGAtagatttgcattaaatttgagtaaattaatttgtcatgCATGTGACATGACTATGTACCGAAGATGTAGGTATGCACTCTTTAACATGTAGAAGCCTACCATGTTGGTTAGTACTTAATCCACAAAACATATCTTTCTTATCctaatcaaaattgaatgaaattatcagtaatcatTTAAAGTagatatttactagtatttattagctcatactattgaaaaaatatatcaatatgttggggtgggggttgatattgaatgttggtggggtggggggggtgtTGTTCTTTAGGCTGTATATATGTGTTGTGCATGAAGATGTAGATATTGTTGCCTATCTGTTCTCTCTTTCTGTATCTTTCCCCCTCTCTCTAATTCTCTCTGTGTCtcttaatctctctctctctccccctctctctctctctctctctctctctctctcaatggcTGCTTTTGACATGGAGCAAAAACTGAATTGAGGGCCTCACATTATAGAGTCATATAACTTAATCATTTATAAaccaatacctacatgtaataccttGATGGATAGGGAAATTCCTTtacttttctattttacctttttcatggtgtttgaaaacaattcttttttgtaactaaagaaaaattcatgatttttacgacgaaatttttataaaatcggACATAATTGAGCTTTTTCATaagaatatgaacaaaataaatttggtaaaatattgaaatgcattagtggactatacccatatgACCTAGGTAAGGAAAGTAAAGTTTGCAAGGTactaaaattaaataatgtagaaatgGTCTCGAATACATGTGCAGTCTTTGCCAAGCACACCaacttaataaaatacaattaaacaactattgaaatttcaaataggaaaatacatttatttcttacaatttaaaatgtattaattatcaattttacCATAAAAGTACAGTTTGAACACAATAGGTTCATTTATACCTGGGATATATTTTGGTATATATATAGTACAACTGAGATTTAGCTTCAGAAATAAATCCTCCAATGCTGTAGTAGTAATTCTGCATACATAatgaacttttcatttttttcattcttagaATTTGACAGTTCTCTGTGTAGTCTACTAATTCTTGTTTGTATTTTGGCTAATGATGTTTCATATTGTTGGTAAAAAGACCTATCATTTGCTAACAAACGTCTGTATTTCAGGAACTCCTCAACCTCTGTACATTTTCCCAGCAGCATTTGCACCAGGTCATCTGTCATGTACCGCTTGGctaagaatgaaagaaaaaatggcTGTCAACATTACATCATGTGCATGTAGAAATGCAGACAATtgttaaaaggtatttttttctgtagagTTTGATTAGTAAATAAAACTTACCCTCATTTTTTGTGCAGTTGCTCTGTTCATCATTTTCTCTTTCACTGGTCTGAAAGAGTTGTCTCCGGCATTTTTTAACATGAGAATCTagaattagaaataaaaaaaaaattcgaccTTTTTCAGTATATATGTGATTTGAGgagtattttgatattttattatcatcaccaaataatacttttattattattattaattgtaTAATCTGTTGTGTagatgaaattatttaaatggcTTGAATGGCTGATCATTGTTATCCTGCAATAATGATCAACCATCTAACCCATTGGAAACAATTTCAACCAACTTTGTATTAAAAAGGTATGCTTCTCAATGCTTAAAGTACTAATATTTACAAAAGTAATctgatgagaaaaaaaaccccgctAATTTATTATGAAGaaacatattgattttttaatgtcaactgcATCCTTTTTTATACCTCCTAGTGTATTCTCGTCTTTTAAAGCTCTTTTTCTTCCACTAGCAACACATGCTGAAAATgcaaacatttgaaaaaaaaattatattcataattcttatttgaaataatattatgtATAAGAAATACACATTTATTGAAGCTTTTAAATTTTAGAGCTATGATTTTTAACACCTTTATCTGTTATTTGATTGGATATCTCCACATGATTGTCTGAAGGTGCATAGTTGGCAGCTTGTTTTCCCCTTATGCCTAAAAATACAGCAActacaaatgttaaaaaaagaaatctaaataaatttgaaaatggttATGTTATGTTGATGATGTTGCATTGTGTTCAATGTTTGTGTTGTGTTAATTTCTTTGGAACCAACACTCCATCTTCCGTTTCTATTAGGCTTTACACAAATTTTAAGCAATCATGTTAAGATAAAATGTTTGGTTTGTTACAGATGATTACCTTCAACAGTTTGTTTGTGTCCTATATCCCGTGCCTGGGGAGCCCTTGCCGTCTGTATTGTGAGCCCTGTCTTTTCGATTTGTTCTAGGAATGtaagatgtttattttttattttaacactgACTCGTTACTTTTTTGAATGAAAAGGTTTAATTACTTTGACAGTGTGTGtaaacaattaagaaataattggtaatgttaaaaagttcaccgaaATATGAACTTGGTTGCCCGCTTGATCAAATCCAGTCTAAAACACAAATTCTCAGAAAATTTGATCATGTACTAACCAGATTTATATTCCTTTAAAgtttttaacattattatttatcattcaTAACACTGAGAGATTCAGAAGACATACCATGTTTTTGTGTGAAAAGTAGTAAATTGTATCTAAACAATCAACAAGCTTGTACAACATTCATTATGATTTCATGAATTTGACCTACCGGTATTGAAATGATTCTATCTCTTaacctttgattttaaatgaatatgactGTGTAAATAATACCTTCTTCCAGAGGTTCATTTTCCTTATCCATATCATGGCTTGGCTCAAGACGGACTCCACTCTCCTCATTCTTTGACCTTAAATCTGTGTACCGCTTCTTAGCTTTAAAAGGTAATTAAAATAAGTAAtaggttcaagatttttctatgCAATATATCTTTCAAGTCAATGTAGAAATCTTGTATACCATCATCTTTAGTCTGTGTCAATTTCTGGTGGGCAAAATAATCATCACCTATGCCTATAAGATTAAGAAAATAAATCCCAATGAATCTTTAACATGAAAAATTTTACATGCATAATTTTTATCTTCCAGACACTTGCCATCATCCAGAGGTTCCAAGCTTCCACCATCTGGTTCTTGATCGGGCCCAAGACGGACTCCACTTTCCTCATTCTGCTCTGCCATCAATCCTGTGTACTGCTCATGAGCTGAAAAAAGTAACAAGAATCATTTAGATCATTGGCCAAAACAttgcaatttaattttctgtaccATTGCctaaaataaatcttaaatatttaatatcagAGGGCacaaaatttctttatttgaaaaaaaatatttttagacatCTTGActaaaaagattttctttttatatactGTTTTGACTTTTTTAAGTCCTTACAATCAATAGTTTGTTGGTGTCCTCCATTCCCTGTGTTGGCAACACTCGCTTCATCTCTCTCTGACTGGCAATTTTCTGCATTTCCTGTTAAAGGTACATTAAGTTActttatattcatgtatataaaaattcagtttcatttaaacattataaaGTTAAATCCTAGAACACAATGAATATGAAgaataatattaaattgagggattttcacatttattgaataacattatttttgttcTGTTTACCTTTGGTTCCTTTAGATATGTAGATGATTTTGCCGTCCTCATATGTTTTCAGTCTGCGGAATGGAAGCTGCAGTTCTCCTGAGGCAAAGTGATGGAGACATTCCTGCCATTTCTGCTTGATCCACATTCTCTCCTCTTTCAATGATCGGGAGCGAAAGTGGTGCAGCTGTGGTCCATCTGGTCTTCTTTCATCGTCTTCTGGACCGTCATGGAATATCATACCATCCTCGGCATCAACCGACCACCAGACATTTTTTCCAGGAAGGACAAAGTCTGCAATACGTTCCAAGTGACTTTGAATAAGCAAGGGAAATTTTTTGAGCAGTGTTGATTGTAGTACTGTCCGTTTTTTTGCAGGAAGTAATTTGGCCTGTTTGCTTACTGTTGAGTTTTGTTTTGCTATTGTTTCTGTTGGATTATTTA
This genomic interval carries:
- the LOC128163485 gene encoding carboxylesterase 1C-like, translating into MMKVYIFSLTLVASLVKRNDVVNAVEVNTTSGWVRGYEENYDDGKVFRFVKIPFAKPPIGKLRFRPPQPIGEWDGIQGISETKSPVCPQWHFPSPGFNFSETNEDCLYLDIYVPGKISLERSLSVMVWIFGGGFIIGAANQYKPQPMVLKGDIIVVTINYRLGLLGFFTMHDPLLSGNYGIMDQIEALRWIHNNIASFGGNPNSVTIFGESAGGMSVSLLTLIPSNEGLFQRAISQSGVVSTVTVAKKEWEIRTKDLFLERTNCSDKGDVAETLDCLQKLPVENITNAIMLPDIMDSQNVSYQAGGLYPSVDGKLIGEHLAYPKSPEDKSYEFFRSLDFMSGTLDGEGNMLYMGLTPDVQKKYNFSVTEKIPKSVLCEMTAPVFVNNAVGNVPELAQEICDFYTTAESIDAQSNKVCEFHGDSTFIVPSNLMLSTHAKDNPQANTYQFLITKTRPFPIGGDPPSWFKGAGHADDLRFFFNFSDIFEIPDEKRKEYDEDQGLSKKIIQYWTNFAKFRNPNGENIPLWPSYEINRKQYIIFDTPIETAENLKSEATDLLSRILETGRRHLTRDEL